One Aegilops tauschii subsp. strangulata cultivar AL8/78 chromosome 2, Aet v6.0, whole genome shotgun sequence genomic window, GGAAGGGCCACAACAACGTATATAAATGCGTTGGTAAACGGCATGAAAAAATGTTGCAATCTAGCAACGTATATAATTAGATTCTAACAACGTTTCATATGTGTTGCTCGCTACACTTCAGAACGAGATTTTCAATTGGACACAACAGACCATTGCAACGTATAGAATTGTTGCTACCATCATGAACTACAATTTCATATATTGGTATCCAGAATGATATGGTCGGTGCTGACAAAGCATGGAGCCACAATATAATGAACATAAACGTCTCATATATTAATTTGACTTTGTTGCATTACAAAGAACATGATCCAAAGGTTACAATAAGTGATACTAACATAGTAGCTAAGTCTGGACATTTCAATCAACGCCCCAACCATTCTAAAACATAATGTTTGAGTTATCGACACTGGAAATGACATCGTAAAACACTACATAGGACTATCCAACAGCATCCCCATTCTCCACCTTGCAATCAACATCTGGGCCATGCATCATCAATTTATCTTAGCAATCTACAACAATAACGAAATGAGATCAGTAAGTTATTGTAGAGAAAATAAGGTTAAGAGCGACAAAATTAAAGAGGAGCAACATACAAAGGTTGATGGCCATGCGATAATTAATCCTGCTGCATGACCAATAATGTTGACCTTTTTTAGAGGTCGTATCAACTGATCTGATTTTGCTAATGTAGCATCAATTCGCACTGCCCAGAATTGATTACCAAGATGAACACCCTCAACTTTATATTCTGGGTTAGTGCTTTGGAGTGTACCAAGAGCAACATTCTTGTTTGGATTTCCCAAGCTCTTCAAAAATACTATAGTGCCAACCTGTTCGTAAAAGAGAAAACCATTTGTAGTATAAGCAATTTGAAACATGCAGATAATCATGTGTAATATAAACTTAATACCCATACATCTATTGAGTCGGCACCCAAGCAATTTGTTGCACTGCACTGTTGTTTCTGTAGAATATATTTTGTGCAACATTAGTATGTAATATACTTGAAGCAGAACTGAAATAGAGAAGAATAAGATTTAGAAGATGTATGTCATACATTGGCATGCTTTGTTGCATTACCTTCTCTTGAGACTTTACTAATGTTCTGGCCACCATGCTAATGGCAAGATGCATAATAAACAGAATAAGCAAAAAAATTGAATATAGATGTACACATGAGGAATCAGAATGGTACCGTATACGCAGAGTATGCTCTAACCCATTGAGGTGTGTTGTTAAGTTGGAGTTCAATTTAATAGTGCAAGCATAACTGTTTAGTAAATGATGGCATGTCTTGTCGTGCACTAGATTGTTGTAGAAGGCTACATGTATAATAATAATTGTTAAGTTCCTTTTTGTAGCTACTATATCTTACAATGCCACTTATCCTCTCTGTTATGTTAAGAACTACTGCTGCTAGCAATGTATTTCTTAGCAAATCTACA contains:
- the LOC109782452 gene encoding uncharacterized protein isoform X2, whose translation is MSKETFLNDMEVQPSYKCPAMDENNETLVHDENVHQQRKNTSADKSKENFLYDMEMQPSNKRPSKDKNKDTSIHDENVQQEKENSSSNKHGGQNISKVSREGNATKHANKQQCSATNCLGADSIDVGTIVFLKSLGNPNKNVALGTLQSTNPEYKVEGVHLGNQFWAVRIDATLAKSDQLIRPLKKVNIIGHAAGLIIAWPSTFIAKIN
- the LOC109782452 gene encoding uncharacterized protein isoform X1, giving the protein MSKETFLNDMEVQPSYKCPAMDENNETLVHDENVHQQRKNTSADKGSLGQKSTSQDALYVGKTNSKQKSKENFLYDMEMQPSNKRPSKDKNKDTSIHDENVQQEKENSSSNKHGGQNISKVSREGNATKHANKQQCSATNCLGADSIDVGTIVFLKSLGNPNKNVALGTLQSTNPEYKVEGVHLGNQFWAVRIDATLAKSDQLIRPLKKVNIIGHAAGLIIAWPSTFIAKIN